The following nucleotide sequence is from Pacificitalea manganoxidans.
GAGCCGAAAAGCCAGTGGGATGCGACATGACGCATGACTTTCCTTTGGGCCAGTCTGGAGAGGACCGGTTTTCTATTTCGTTGAACACCCTCCTTCCGATGAAACTTGAGAGCGATTGACATGAAGCCAACCTTTTACATCATCGGCGCTCCGAAATGCGGCACGACATCCTGGGCGGCCTATCTCGCACAGCATCCCGATGTACAGATTTCAGACCCTAAGGAACTCAACTATTTCAGTACAGACCTGCGGACTGCGAACAATATAATCGTAGGGTCAGATACGGAATACGAAGCCAAATTCGACCGGCCAGAGACAGTGCCGGCTGCAGGCGAGGCCACGCCTCTTTACCTCTACTCCACAGAGGCCATTCCCCGCATCGCTGAATACACACCTGATGCCAAGATCGTAATCCTATTGCGCAAGGCAGCGCCATTCTTTCGCTCTCTTCATCAGCAGTTTTTATACCGCCGGATCGAGAATGAAACAGATCCACGCAAGGCTTGGGAAGGTTCCGGAACACGCCAGCCTCATGGCAACGCGGATCGCGCGGCACTGGAGCGGCATCTGGACTACAAGGCGCTCGGAGATTTCAATTCTCAGGTAGCGCGCGTTTTGGAGCACTTCCCTCCTGAACAGGTTTTCATCACCTGGATGGAAGACTGGAAAAATGATCCGAATTGGCTTTATCGCGAACTCGCGACCTTTCTCGGTATAGATGGCAGCCATCCATTGACGTTCGAGGTGCATAATCGCGCGAAACGACACCGCAACGCGATCCTGTCCCGCATGACAATTCGCCCTCCTGCCTGGGTGATGGCGTTGTCGCGCGGCCTGAAGCGGCTGCTTGGTCGGGAGCGGTTGGGGATCGCGGCCAAACTGCGCGAGATGAACACGACGTACGATGTCGCCGAGAAGCTGCCCACAGATCTGGAAGCCGAAATCAATGAATTCTACCGGGACAGTTACGAGGCGCTGGATAGCCGCAGCGCAGCATTTGGCATCCTTCGTCGCCCGTCTTACGCCAATGAAAATCGCGGGGCTTAAAGCACAACACTTGCCGATGGGCCCGGCCAACTCTTTGGGAGACCTTTGTGAAAACAGTAATACTTGCCGGTGGACTTGGGACGCGTTTGTCTGAAGAAACCACCACTCGACCCAAGCCAATGGTCGAAATAGGCGGATTCCCTATCCTTTGGCACATCATGAAAATCTATGCGAGCCATGGATTAAGGGATTTCATCGTA
It contains:
- a CDS encoding sulfotransferase domain-containing protein encodes the protein MKPTFYIIGAPKCGTTSWAAYLAQHPDVQISDPKELNYFSTDLRTANNIIVGSDTEYEAKFDRPETVPAAGEATPLYLYSTEAIPRIAEYTPDAKIVILLRKAAPFFRSLHQQFLYRRIENETDPRKAWEGSGTRQPHGNADRAALERHLDYKALGDFNSQVARVLEHFPPEQVFITWMEDWKNDPNWLYRELATFLGIDGSHPLTFEVHNRAKRHRNAILSRMTIRPPAWVMALSRGLKRLLGRERLGIAAKLREMNTTYDVAEKLPTDLEAEINEFYRDSYEALDSRSAAFGILRRPSYANENRGA